A single window of Polyodon spathula isolate WHYD16114869_AA chromosome 2, ASM1765450v1, whole genome shotgun sequence DNA harbors:
- the LOC121327246 gene encoding retinal homeobox protein Rx-B-like, which produces MMDESLSLSGSLVRSPGNPSRIHSIDAILGFTKEDAILHSAFPSNGNSRHVKDLEQSNSRNCCSKTSPVKKENHDLESFDSKCLSSSGSSISAGLPEGTETKNKILGEDHPEKKHRRNRTTFTTFQLHELERAFEKSHYPDVYSREELAMKVNLPEVRVQVWFQNRRAKWRRQEKREVSSMKLQDSPMLAFNRSPQQSVMGNISSNLPLEHWLTPPMSTATTLQSLPGFLPTPKGMPSSYTSPPFLNSSSMGHSLPHMGEMGPPPPYQCGGTTFLDKFSLEEADPRNSSIASLRMKAKEHIQSFGKTW; this is translated from the exons ATGATGGACGAAAGCTTGTCTCTATCAGGAAGCTTAGTAAGAAGCCCTGGAAATCCGTCTAGAATCCACAGTATAGATGCAATTTTGGGATTTACGAAGGAGGATGCTATCTTACACTCAGCGTTTCCTTCAAATGGAAATTCTAGGCACGTCAAAGATCTAGAACAGAGTAACTCAAGAAACTGCTGCAGCAAAACGTCACCTGTGAAGAAAGAAAATCATGATTTGGAAAGTTTTGATAGTAAGTGTTT AAGCAGTTCGGGGTCTTCGATAAGTGCAGGTTTACCAGAAGgaacagaaactaaaaacaaaattctaGGTGAAGATCATCCTGAAAAGAAACACAGACGCAACAGAACAACGTTCACGACTTTCCAGCTCCACGAGTTGGAAAGAGCCTTTGAAAAATCTCATTACCCTGACGTGTACAGCAGAGAAGAACTGGCGATGAAAGTAAACCTGCCAGAAGTCAGAGTGCAG gTATGGTTTCAAAACAGACGAGCCAAATGGAGGCGACAAGAGAAACGAGAAGTGAGCTCAATGAAGCTTCAAGATTCCCCAATGCTGGCTTTTAACAGATCTCCCCAGCAATCAGTGATGGGTAACATCAGCAGCAATTTGCCACTGGAGCACTGGCTTACGCCACCGATGTCTACAGCCACCACACTGCAGAGCTTACCGGGATTCTTGCCCACTCCAAAGGGCATGCCAAGCAGCTACACATCACCGCCGTTTCTAAACTCGTCATCCATGGGGCACAGCCTTCCGCATATGGGTGAAATGGGCCCACCCCCTCCATACCAATGTGGCGGAACCACCTTCCTTGACAAGTTCTCTTTGGAAGAAGCTGACCCAAGAAACTCTAGCATTGCATCGCTGAGGATGAAAGCAAAGGAGCACATTCAATCTTTTGGGAAAACCTGGTAG